GGATTTGCGGTCCTTGATGTGGACGCGCGGTGCTGAGTTTCCCATCGACATGCTGGCGAGCCGGCTCAAATGTCCGTCTTGCGGGTCCCGGCGGGTTCTGGTGGTCTTTGGTCCGCGCGGTGGGACGGCGACAATGATGGCAGGGGAGTGACGTTCCACTCGTCGCGTCTATCTGAGGGCGATCATCTGCGGCCCCGCGAGATCTCTACCGCCGGGGAAGCACGACGGTGAAGGTGGTGCCGAGTTCAGCCGATGACGCGACATCGATGGTGCCGCCGTGTGCTACCACCAGTAACTTTGAAATATGAAGACCGAGGCCCAGATTGGCGGAGCGTGGATTATTGACCGCTGCAGGTCCACGCGTCATCGCATCGAAAATAGTTTTGATCGTCTCCGCCGAAATCGTCGGGCCTTCGTTTCTCACGGATATCAGAATGGTGTCTGATTGGTCGGCGACCGTCACCACAATCCGAGTCCCTTCGAAACTATATTGAACGGCATTGCCGATGAGGTTCGAAAGCAGCTGGCCCATCCGTCCTCGGTCCCATGCGCCTGCGCAATCACCGCTGACGTCGACCTTGATTTCACGCCCCTTGGAGAGAGAACGCATCTCCTCGGCGAGCTGAAGCGCAAGTTCGCCCATGTTCATCTCGGTTCTAACAAGGGGGATTTCGCGTCCGAAGGATTTGCGGGTGATGTCCAGAAGATCATCCAGGATATGAGTAGCGCGCTCCATAGTGATCACGATCTGCGAGGTAAGCTCGGCTTTCTTATCGTCCGAGAGTTGCTTCCTCCCCATCATCTGAGCGGCCATGGAGGCCGAGCCGATTGGATTGCGCAAGTCGTGGCCGAGAATTCCCAAAAACAGGCTTCTCGAATCCGAGATCAGCTTTGTGTATTGCGCCACAGATTCAGCAAGGGCCTGATCAATGGCTTCATTAAAGCGCGTGAGGTC
The Rhodoligotrophos appendicifer DNA segment above includes these coding regions:
- a CDS encoding sensor histidine kinase, whose product is MSHAQNLPHQAKSDDFRLSDFIRHNVEPIVREWIAFARTRTPASETMTRLGLQDHIVEILGFIAADLETRQTPKEQADKSKGLGPPDSPLTQSAAEVHAQLRLADGFNIDQMVSEYRALRSSVVRLWTARDEPLAKTDLEDLTRFNEAIDQALAESVAQYTKLISDSRSLFLGILGHDLRNPIGSASMAAQMMGRKQLSDDKKAELTSQIVITMERATHILDDLLDITRKSFGREIPLVRTEMNMGELALQLAEEMRSLSKGREIKVDVSGDCAGAWDRGRMGQLLSNLIGNAVQYSFEGTRIVVTVADQSDTILISVRNEGPTISAETIKTIFDAMTRGPAAVNNPRSANLGLGLHISKLLVVAHGGTIDVASSAELGTTFTVVLPRR